Within Lentimicrobiaceae bacterium, the genomic segment GGATGAAATTTCGCAATTGGCTGTTCAGGGACCTCTTGCACTGAAAGCCATGCAAAAATGTACTTCCACTCCGATAGAGGATATGGAATATTACACTTTTAAAAAAGTGGAATTTGCGGGCGTTAAAGATGTAATTCTTTCTACTACCGGCTATACCGGTGCAGGTGGCTGCGAAATTTATTTTGCAAACAAGGCTGCTGACACCATTTGGAATGCTGTTTTCGAAGCTGGTGCAGAATACGGAATCAAACCGATTGGTCTGGGTGCACGCGATACCCTCCGCCTCGAAATGGGCTTTTGCCTTTATGGTAATGATATTAACGACACTACTTCGCCTATTGAAGCCGGACTGGGCTGGATAACCAAGTTTACCCCCGAAAAAGACTTTATAAACAAAGCAGAGCTTTTACGCCAGAAGAAAGAAGGTACTACCCGTAAATTGGTAGGTTTTGAAATGGTTGACAAAGGAATTCCCCGTCATGAATATGAAATTGCCGATGCTGACGGAAACACGATAGGGGAAGTAACTTCCGGTACCATGGGTCCTTCGGTAAAAAAAGCCATTGGAATGGGTTATGTAAAAATTGGTTTTGCAGCCGAAGGCAGTGAAATTTTTATCAAAATTCGCGACAAAGCCCTGAAAGCTGTTGTTGTTAAGTTTCCTTTTTATAAATAATCATAGCTTGACATACACCCCCCGTACAAAAAATGACGGGGGGCTTTTTTATTTTTTATGCAAACCATAGAAGTTTGTTTTTTGCCCGGATTGTTTGAACGCAAACAAACAGAAGCTCCATTTACTGTTGTGGTAGTTGATGTCTTGCGTGCATCTTCTGCCATTTGTGCAGCATTTCAAAATGGTGTGAAGAGTATTATTCCGGTTTCTAAACTTTCGGAAGCTGAAGAGTACAAGAAACAGGGTTTCCTTGTTGCTGCCGAACGTGATGGTTTGCAACCTGATTTTGCCGATTTCGGGAACTCTCCGCTGGGCTTTTCTTCGCCGCTCGTTCGGGGGAGGACGCTTGTTTACACTACCACCAACGGTACCCAGGCGCTGATTACCGCTTCTGTAAGTGAAAAAGTGGTTGTTGGTACTTTTTCCAATTTTTCAAAATTATGTCAGGATTTATTGCAGGCTAAAAAAAACGTTGTCGTGCTTTGCTCAGGATGGAAAGAAAACATGAGCCTCGAAGATACAGCCTTTGCAGGTGCGCTGGTTGAAAACCTTACAAAAAGCGGCTTTTACGAAACCATGGAGGATGCGGCACAAATAAGCCTTGGATTTTGGAACAATCTAAAAAAAAATTTCCCCGATTCACTGAACAAAGCCACTCATTACAAACGATTGAGCAAACTTGGGCTTGATGAAGATATTGCCTGGTGTTTGCGGTTCGATACAACTGAGGTAGTACCTTTTCTCGAAAATGGCATTCTGAAAATCAGTTAAAAGTTGTGTTCCATTTCCCTACGGTTATCCTTAATTTTTAATGATTCGCGTTTGTCGTAGAGTTTTTTCCCCTTTGCTATGGCAATTTCGAGTTTGGCTAAACCATTTTCGTTAATATATAATAGGGTAGGAATTACAGTAAAACCTTTTTCCTTTGTTTTGGTCAGGATTTTTTTCAATTCGCGACGGTTTAGCAATAATTTCCGGTCGCGTTTGGGTTCGTGATTGTAATGACTTCCGAATTTGTATTCGGAGATATGTAGGTTAATTACAAACAATTCATCACCTTTGAACATACAATAGGCATCCGTTAGGCTTGCTTTTCCCTCACGAAGGCTTTTAATTTCGGTACCCGTGAGCTGGATGCCGGCAGTAAAAATATCGAGCAGGAAATACTCAAACTGAGCTTTTTTATTTTTTATGTTGATAGATTGTGCCATAATTGTTTGCCAATTGTAATCCACAATGGAATGGGCTGGCAAAGTTAAGAAATAGTTGAACTCTTCCAATTCCAATTAAATCGGGGGTGGAAGGTTTTACCGGAAAACCCGAAAGATTTTATTTTTATCCTATTAAAAATTTTACGGAAAAGTTTAATTTTACACGAAATATTTCCTGCTTAATCTTAATGATTTTGCGGGATAAAAAAGCAAAACATAAACGAACATTAATTTATTAACAATATGAAGAAGATTATCTTTTGTTTTATTTTCACCCTTTTAACTGGTTTTATGTACGCACAAAATACGATAGTATTGAATCCTCCCGATTTGAAAAGGGGTTTGCCGGTAATGACGGCATTGTCGTTAAGAGCATCTGCAACAGAGTTTGACACTGCAATGATCAGCCTGCGCGATTTATCCGATTTGTTATGGGCTTCAAACGGTATCAACCGCCCCGAAAGCGATAAACGTACCGCCCCTTCAGCCATGAATGCCCAGGACATTGACGTGTATGTGTGCATGAAGACGGGTATTTATCTTTACGATGTAAAAAATTCG encodes:
- the gcvT gene encoding glycine cleavage system aminomethyltransferase GcvT, translated to MKNTAFTKKHEELGAKMVPFAGFYMPVQYEGVNIEHETVRKGVGVFDVSHMGEIWVKGSKALDFIQRVTSNDASKLYDGKVQYSCFPNFKGGIVDDLLVYQINSETFLLVVNASNIEKDWNWLQSQNQIGAVLYNASDEISQLAVQGPLALKAMQKCTSTPIEDMEYYTFKKVEFAGVKDVILSTTGYTGAGGCEIYFANKAADTIWNAVFEAGAEYGIKPIGLGARDTLRLEMGFCLYGNDINDTTSPIEAGLGWITKFTPEKDFINKAELLRQKKEGTTRKLVGFEMVDKGIPRHEYEIADADGNTIGEVTSGTMGPSVKKAIGMGYVKIGFAAEGSEIFIKIRDKALKAVVVKFPFYK
- a CDS encoding 2-phosphosulfolactate phosphatase, with protein sequence MQTIEVCFLPGLFERKQTEAPFTVVVVDVLRASSAICAAFQNGVKSIIPVSKLSEAEEYKKQGFLVAAERDGLQPDFADFGNSPLGFSSPLVRGRTLVYTTTNGTQALITASVSEKVVVGTFSNFSKLCQDLLQAKKNVVVLCSGWKENMSLEDTAFAGALVENLTKSGFYETMEDAAQISLGFWNNLKKNFPDSLNKATHYKRLSKLGLDEDIAWCLRFDTTEVVPFLENGILKIS
- the smpB gene encoding SsrA-binding protein SmpB, which produces MAQSINIKNKKAQFEYFLLDIFTAGIQLTGTEIKSLREGKASLTDAYCMFKGDELFVINLHISEYKFGSHYNHEPKRDRKLLLNRRELKKILTKTKEKGFTVIPTLLYINENGLAKLEIAIAKGKKLYDKRESLKIKDNRREMEHNF
- a CDS encoding SagB/ThcOx family dehydrogenase, with the translated sequence MKKIIFCFIFTLLTGFMYAQNTIVLNPPDLKRGLPVMTALSLRASATEFDTAMISLRDLSDLLWASNGINRPESDKRTAPSAMNAQDIDVYVCMKTGIYLYDVKNSMLNLIAAGDYRKLVAVQQEFVTKAPVICLLVSDISRFPHGEESLKMTWAAEDAGMVSQNISLFCASAGLSTRPRAYMDQDQLKKIMKLKESQHLMLNHPVSYKK